In one window of Haemophilus parainfluenzae DNA:
- a CDS encoding septation protein A has product MKQLLEFIPLVLFFITYKMFGVREAAIVLVIATIIQMVVLKLKYGMIEKQQKIMAIAVVFFGLLTAYFNEIKYLQWKVTIINALFAIVLLVAQFQFNTPLVKKLLGKEIQLPNNVWNKLNVGWAGFFILCMLVNIYISQNMSEDAWVDFKSFGLLGMTFVATIVSGAYIYRYLPKDDQKNDGEK; this is encoded by the coding sequence ATGAAGCAACTTCTTGAATTTATTCCGCTTGTTCTCTTTTTCATTACTTACAAAATGTTTGGGGTACGTGAGGCGGCGATTGTCTTAGTGATCGCGACCATCATACAAATGGTTGTACTAAAACTGAAATATGGCATGATTGAGAAACAACAAAAAATCATGGCGATCGCTGTCGTCTTTTTTGGTTTACTCACTGCCTATTTCAATGAAATCAAATATCTACAATGGAAAGTCACGATTATTAATGCCTTATTTGCCATTGTTTTATTGGTTGCACAATTCCAATTCAATACGCCACTGGTGAAAAAGTTATTAGGCAAAGAAATCCAATTACCGAATAATGTGTGGAACAAATTGAATGTAGGTTGGGCAGGATTTTTTATTCTGTGTATGCTTGTAAATATTTATATCAGCCAGAATATGTCTGAAGATGCTTGGGTTGATTTCAAATCTTTTGGTTTACTTGGTATGACCTTTGTTGCAACAATCGTCAGCGGCGCTTATATTTACCGTTACTTACCTAAAGATGATCAAAAAAATGATGGGGAAAAATAA
- a CDS encoding beta-methylgalactoside transporter, with the protein MQINFTQIFQDSLNFMRNQRKTVLIFVGIFVVSQLINALVSVPMPSLGDNPNPSQQDIIDALSKVEPTALIGSFVFQQLLMSFIATFGIATIHHISQQNQNPINQGLMLTLRRFLGVVVLDIFMSLPLLFGIVDVMSSFLSKNALSPLAFFSMVFGLFFFVRLCLSPVHYIASNQSIGQSALQVWRAGVKRNGILIIYALITYLLLPLLVNSISAILGTSFLSVIVGILAALFQLFILVFTYRFYSLFMKA; encoded by the coding sequence ATGCAAATTAACTTTACTCAGATTTTTCAAGATAGCCTCAATTTTATGCGTAATCAGCGAAAAACCGTGCTGATTTTCGTTGGGATTTTTGTTGTCTCACAATTGATTAATGCATTAGTCAGTGTACCAATGCCGAGTTTGGGTGATAATCCTAATCCATCACAACAAGACATTATTGATGCATTAAGCAAAGTGGAGCCAACTGCTCTGATTGGATCTTTTGTATTCCAACAATTATTGATGTCTTTTATTGCGACCTTCGGTATTGCAACCATTCATCATATTAGCCAGCAAAACCAAAATCCGATTAATCAAGGTCTCATGCTGACATTACGTCGTTTTTTAGGTGTGGTGGTTTTAGATATTTTTATGAGCTTGCCGCTTTTATTTGGTATCGTTGATGTTATGAGTTCATTTTTAAGCAAAAATGCACTCTCCCCTCTAGCCTTTTTTTCAATGGTATTTGGCTTGTTTTTCTTTGTTCGTTTATGCTTATCGCCCGTGCATTATATTGCATCCAATCAATCTATCGGGCAAAGTGCTTTACAAGTGTGGCGTGCGGGTGTTAAACGTAATGGCATATTGATTATTTATGCTTTGATCACTTATTTACTTCTACCTTTATTAGTGAATAGCATTAGCGCAATTCTAGGTACATCATTTTTAAGTGTGATTGTTGGCATCTTGGCAGCATTATTTCAACTATTTATTTTGGTATTTACTTACCGTTTTTACAGTTTATTTATGAAGGCATAA
- a CDS encoding OmpW family outer membrane protein: MKKTALALGLSAALLAGFANAHQQGDVIVRAGGVLVDTHTSTNSDVFKFKVNNNTQLGLTGTYMFTDNIGVELLAATPFSHEIKLGSALVGKTKHLPPSLYAQYYFLDKDASVRPYIGGGLNYTTFFSEKAKLAGVSNLRLKDSVGPIANVGIDVKLTDNLYFNAAMWYAQIKTKARFNLAGENHTVKVKLDPTVYFVGLGYRF; the protein is encoded by the coding sequence ATGAAAAAAACGGCATTAGCATTAGGATTAAGCGCAGCATTATTAGCAGGCTTTGCAAATGCACATCAACAAGGTGATGTTATTGTAAGAGCGGGTGGTGTTCTTGTGGATACTCATACGAGCACAAATAGCGATGTCTTCAAATTTAAAGTGAACAATAATACTCAATTGGGGTTAACGGGTACTTATATGTTCACTGATAACATCGGGGTAGAATTACTTGCGGCGACACCTTTTAGTCATGAGATTAAGTTAGGGTCTGCTTTAGTGGGTAAAACTAAACATTTACCGCCAAGTTTATATGCTCAATACTATTTCTTGGATAAAGATGCTAGTGTACGTCCTTATATAGGTGGAGGTCTTAACTACACCACGTTTTTCAGTGAAAAAGCTAAGTTAGCTGGTGTATCTAATCTTAGATTAAAAGATTCAGTTGGCCCGATTGCGAATGTGGGTATAGATGTTAAACTGACAGACAACCTTTATTTCAATGCGGCAATGTGGTATGCGCAAATTAAAACCAAAGCGCGTTTTAATTTAGCTGGTGAAAATCATACGGTGAAGGTGAAACTTGACCCTACAGTATATTTTGTCGGTTTAGGTTATCGTTTCTAA
- the purN gene encoding phosphoribosylglycinamide formyltransferase: MKKIAVLISGQGSNLQAIINACQTGFIRGKIVIVISNKIDAYGLVRAESAGISSHIFLRQDFASNLEMDNAIGDYLEDLDVDLIVLAGYMKILTKAFTQRFPGRILNIHPSLLPKYPGLHTYQRALDNGEKEHGTTVHFVNEEIDGGATVLQAKVPIFPGDTVEEIELRTREQEYHIYPLVIKWFIEERLKLENGIAYLDDSPLPISGYAAE, translated from the coding sequence ATGAAAAAAATTGCTGTCCTGATTTCAGGTCAAGGATCAAATCTTCAAGCGATCATAAATGCTTGTCAAACTGGCTTTATTCGTGGAAAAATTGTTATTGTCATCAGTAATAAAATAGATGCATATGGCTTAGTACGCGCTGAAAGTGCGGGCATTTCTAGTCACATTTTTTTGCGTCAAGATTTTGCCTCTAATCTTGAGATGGATAACGCTATCGGTGATTATTTAGAAGATCTCGATGTTGATCTTATCGTCTTAGCCGGTTATATGAAAATCTTGACCAAAGCTTTCACTCAGCGTTTTCCTGGTCGAATTTTGAACATCCACCCTTCCCTGCTTCCCAAATATCCAGGCTTACATACTTATCAACGTGCGCTTGATAATGGTGAGAAAGAACACGGTACAACCGTACATTTTGTCAATGAAGAGATCGATGGTGGTGCGACTGTATTACAAGCTAAAGTGCCGATTTTCCCTGGAGATACCGTCGAGGAGATTGAACTTCGTACACGTGAACAGGAATATCATATTTATCCTTTAGTGATTAAATGGTTTATTGAAGAGCGATTAAAACTCGAAAACGGTATAGCATATTTAGACGACTCCCCTTTACCCATATCTGGCTATGCCGCTGAATAA
- the purM gene encoding phosphoribosylformylglycinamidine cyclo-ligase, which produces MSKPSLSYKDAGVDINAGNELVERIKPHVKRTTRPEVIGGLGGFGALCAIPGKYKEPILVSGTDGVGTKLRLAIDLKKHDTIGIDLVAMCVNDLVVQGAEPLFFLDYYATGKLDVDVASDVVKGIAEGCVQSGCALVGGETAEMPGMYHAGDYDLAGFCVGVVEKSEIIDGSQVKVGDALIALGSSGPHSNGYSLIRKVIDVAGVNPATEQLDGRPLSEQVLAPTKIYVKSVLALIKQTEVHAIAHLTGGGFWENIPRVLPKNTKAVIYESSWEWQPVFKWLQEKGNIETYEMYRTFNCGVGMVIALPQEEVETALAILKQSGENAWLIGHIESATDGEPQVIIK; this is translated from the coding sequence GTGAGCAAACCATCATTAAGTTATAAAGATGCAGGCGTGGATATTAATGCCGGTAACGAATTAGTTGAACGTATTAAACCACACGTAAAGCGGACAACTCGCCCTGAAGTTATCGGGGGATTAGGTGGGTTTGGTGCATTATGTGCCATTCCGGGCAAATATAAAGAACCCATCCTTGTTTCAGGTACAGACGGTGTGGGCACTAAATTACGCCTGGCCATTGACTTAAAAAAACACGATACCATCGGTATTGATTTGGTTGCTATGTGTGTTAACGATTTAGTCGTGCAAGGTGCCGAACCCTTATTCTTCTTGGATTACTACGCCACAGGCAAACTTGACGTAGATGTTGCCTCCGATGTAGTGAAAGGCATTGCTGAAGGCTGTGTACAATCAGGTTGTGCATTAGTCGGGGGTGAAACCGCCGAAATGCCAGGCATGTACCACGCTGGCGATTATGACCTTGCAGGTTTCTGTGTGGGCGTGGTTGAAAAATCAGAAATCATTGATGGTAGCCAAGTTAAAGTAGGAGATGCTTTAATTGCACTAGGTTCAAGTGGCCCGCATTCAAATGGTTATTCTTTAATTCGTAAAGTCATTGATGTTGCTGGTGTCAACCCAGCCACTGAGCAATTAGATGGTCGTCCATTAAGTGAACAAGTGCTTGCGCCGACAAAAATCTATGTAAAATCTGTTCTCGCTTTAATCAAACAAACGGAAGTCCATGCTATTGCACACTTAACGGGTGGCGGTTTCTGGGAAAATATTCCCCGTGTATTACCAAAAAATACCAAAGCTGTTATTTATGAAAGTAGTTGGGAATGGCAACCCGTATTCAAATGGTTACAAGAAAAAGGCAACATTGAAACCTATGAAATGTACCGTACGTTCAACTGCGGCGTTGGCATGGTGATTGCATTACCACAAGAAGAAGTAGAAACCGCCTTAGCGATTTTAAAACAATCGGGTGAAAATGCGTGGTTGATCGGTCATATCGAAAGTGCGACAGATGGTGAACCACAGGTTATCATCAAATAA
- a CDS encoding YfcZ/YiiS family protein codes for MTVTCKAEESLTCSCVDVGTIIDGSDCSVDIHQTYTNKAEAEAALNRFIEKARKTESDPCDIKSEITETENGANLTARFTFSCQAEAMIFELANR; via the coding sequence ATGACAGTAACATGCAAAGCAGAAGAATCTCTCACTTGTAGTTGTGTTGATGTGGGGACGATTATTGACGGTTCAGATTGCTCTGTTGATATTCATCAAACCTATACGAATAAAGCTGAAGCTGAAGCGGCACTTAATCGTTTCATTGAAAAAGCACGCAAAACAGAAAGCGATCCTTGCGACATTAAAAGTGAAATCACAGAAACTGAAAATGGCGCCAATTTAACGGCACGTTTTACATTTAGCTGCCAGGCTGAAGCAATGATTTTCGAATTAGCGAATCGCTAA
- a CDS encoding porin, which translates to MTKFNKTLLAMTMLSAASGVNAAAFQLAEVSTSGLGRAYAGEAAIADNASVVATNPALMSLFKTNQFTVGGVYVDSKINMNGNMDIHALGMNLGAHLPSASTNLHQKRVVPGSLVPNIYFVAPINDRFAVGTGMNVNFGLKSEYDNKYNGGIFGGTTDLSAVNLNLSGSYRVTEGFTAGLGLNAIYAQAKIERRAGALADATQYIGQAVRAGAIQLPPTAGPLLASLSSVKKDTILTQLQDKAAWAFAWNAGVMYQFNENHRIGLAYHSKVDIDFTDHAATSLQAQRVGQEGGLKLNLPDYLELSGFHQLTDKFAMHYSYKYSHWSRLKNLYATYHADGVEAFHKKMYYRNSSRVALGGTYDVDDKLTLRAGIAYDQAAATEHASAAIPDTDRTWYSVGATYKFTPNLSVDLGYAYLKGKKVHFKEEQIIRNGAVVVTGNYTSKASANLYGLNLNYSF; encoded by the coding sequence ATGACAAAATTTAATAAAACGCTATTAGCAATGACGATGTTATCCGCTGCAAGCGGTGTAAATGCAGCAGCATTCCAATTAGCAGAAGTTTCAACATCAGGTCTTGGTCGTGCTTATGCTGGTGAAGCTGCAATTGCGGACAATGCCTCAGTGGTTGCAACTAATCCAGCATTAATGAGCTTGTTTAAAACTAATCAATTCACTGTTGGTGGAGTTTACGTTGATTCTAAGATTAATATGAATGGTAATATGGATATTCATGCTTTAGGTATGAATCTAGGTGCCCATTTGCCGAGTGCTTCAACTAATCTTCATCAAAAAAGAGTCGTACCTGGTTCTTTAGTACCGAATATTTATTTTGTCGCACCGATTAATGACCGATTCGCTGTTGGTACGGGAATGAATGTGAATTTTGGTTTGAAAAGCGAGTATGATAACAAATATAACGGCGGGATATTTGGTGGTACAACAGATTTAAGTGCTGTAAACTTAAATTTAAGTGGTTCCTATCGTGTTACTGAGGGATTTACTGCTGGTTTAGGCTTGAATGCGATTTATGCTCAAGCAAAAATTGAGCGTAGAGCGGGTGCACTGGCTGATGCCACTCAATATATTGGTCAGGCTGTACGCGCAGGAGCTATACAATTACCTCCTACAGCGGGTCCATTATTGGCTTCATTAAGTAGCGTTAAAAAAGATACTATTCTTACTCAATTACAAGATAAAGCAGCTTGGGCTTTTGCTTGGAATGCAGGTGTAATGTATCAATTTAATGAAAATCATCGAATTGGTTTAGCTTACCACTCTAAAGTAGATATTGACTTTACGGATCATGCTGCAACTAGTTTACAAGCTCAGCGTGTTGGGCAAGAAGGTGGTTTAAAGCTTAATTTGCCTGATTATTTAGAATTGTCAGGATTCCATCAATTGACTGACAAATTTGCGATGCATTATAGTTATAAATATTCTCACTGGAGTCGTTTGAAAAACTTATATGCAACTTATCATGCTGATGGCGTAGAAGCATTTCATAAGAAAATGTATTATAGAAATAGTTCGCGTGTTGCATTAGGTGGAACCTACGATGTGGATGATAAATTAACTTTACGAGCAGGTATTGCTTATGATCAAGCTGCAGCAACTGAACATGCTAGTGCGGCAATTCCTGATACAGATCGTACTTGGTATAGCGTAGGTGCTACATATAAATTTACTCCAAATCTTTCAGTTGATTTAGGCTATGCTTATTTGAAAGGTAAAAAAGTTCATTTCAAAGAAGAGCAAATTATCCGCAATGGTGCTGTAGTGGTAACTGGAAATTACACCTCTAAAGCAAGTGCAAATCTTTACGGTTTGAATTTAAATTATAGTTTCTAA
- a CDS encoding methylated-DNA--[protein]-cysteine S-methyltransferase, translating into MTVLYYTYYPSPIGRLLILSDGESITHIDFEKEQYEPNPKWRKKDELPVFQKVYLAFERYFSGEVERFSDIPLKPEGTAFQLSIWQVLREIDYGELSSYGDLALQINNPKAVRAVGGAVGSNPISIIIPCHRILGKDRTLTGFGGGLEAKRFLLQLEKIPYIDKGTENTKPRFFKKYHE; encoded by the coding sequence ATGACCGTACTTTATTATACTTATTATCCTTCTCCTATCGGGCGGCTTTTAATTTTATCTGATGGTGAAAGTATTACACATATTGATTTTGAAAAAGAGCAATATGAACCTAATCCTAAATGGCGTAAAAAAGATGAATTGCCTGTTTTTCAAAAAGTATACTTGGCTTTTGAACGATATTTTAGTGGGGAAGTCGAGCGTTTTTCAGATATCCCCTTGAAGCCAGAAGGTACAGCGTTTCAACTTTCTATTTGGCAAGTTTTACGCGAAATTGATTATGGTGAGCTTTCCTCTTATGGTGATCTTGCGTTGCAGATTAATAATCCTAAAGCGGTTCGAGCCGTAGGTGGTGCGGTAGGGAGTAATCCGATTAGTATTATTATTCCTTGTCACCGCATTTTAGGCAAAGATCGTACTTTAACTGGTTTTGGCGGAGGCTTAGAGGCAAAACGTTTTTTATTACAATTAGAAAAAATTCCCTATATTGATAAAGGTACTGAAAATACTAAGCCTCGCTTTTTTAAGAAATATCACGAATGA
- the mutH gene encoding DNA mismatch repair endonuclease MutH, giving the protein MIPQTPEQLLSKAQSIAGLTFGELADELHVPVPPDLKRDKGWVGMLLETALGATAGSKAEQDFSHLGIELKTLPINAEGFPLETTFVSLAPLVQNSGVNWENSHVRHKLSKVLWIPIEGSRDIPLRERHIGQPILWQPSTEQEHQLRQDWEELMDYIVLGKLDQITARIGEVMQLRPKGANSKAITKGIGKNGEVIDTLPLGFYLRKEFTAGILNAFLNHKNG; this is encoded by the coding sequence ATGATTCCACAAACCCCTGAACAATTACTTTCCAAAGCGCAATCCATAGCTGGCTTAACTTTTGGTGAATTAGCTGACGAATTACATGTTCCAGTTCCACCGGATTTAAAACGCGATAAAGGTTGGGTTGGGATGTTGCTTGAAACTGCATTAGGTGCTACGGCAGGCAGTAAGGCTGAACAGGATTTTTCCCATTTAGGCATTGAATTAAAAACATTACCCATTAATGCAGAAGGCTTTCCGTTAGAAACTACGTTTGTGAGCCTTGCACCTTTGGTTCAAAATTCGGGAGTGAATTGGGAAAATTCACACGTTCGTCATAAATTATCGAAAGTATTGTGGATTCCCATTGAGGGCAGTCGTGATATTCCGTTACGTGAGCGACATATTGGTCAGCCTATTTTGTGGCAACCTTCGACTGAACAAGAACATCAATTACGCCAAGATTGGGAAGAGTTGATGGATTATATTGTGCTCGGAAAGTTAGATCAGATTACGGCACGTATTGGTGAAGTTATGCAACTGCGTCCAAAAGGTGCAAACAGTAAAGCCATTACAAAAGGCATTGGTAAAAATGGGGAAGTGATTGATACCTTGCCGCTGGGGTTTTATTTACGGAAAGAATTTACAGCAGGTATTTTAAACGCTTTTCTTAATCATAAAAATGGGTGA
- the tilS gene encoding tRNA lysidine(34) synthetase TilS, translated as MDLFSLFQAQIPTTANKLLIAFSGGLDSTALLSLVKKLSEKRPHLSLRAIHIHHGLSPNADTWTEHCQQLCEQFAIPLIIEKVKVEMHDGIEAGAREARYQAISTHIQPNEYLVTAHHLNDQTETFFLALKRGAGLQGLGAMQKKSKLFGMSILRPLLSFSRNELEDYVHQENLSWVEDESNQDNHYDRNFLRNQILPELRQRWGHFDHAVQRAAQHCFEQQQLINELLQPCFEQHILEDQKQFSLVNFLDYSPQKQTALLRMWLAKNQIAMPTQIQLMHIIDDVIQAKADASPQFQLGEHIIRRYQQHLYLTEKFVDLSQTCLDMPLNQQITLPDNLGTICAAHNTKGILVNWNEKQVQLADTQEPIQIRFAYTSKVKRQHNRPAETMKKIWQELGVPPWQRNRIPLIFYGETLQSAVGFFRVFHNLEK; from the coding sequence ATGGATCTTTTTTCATTATTCCAAGCACAAATCCCAACCACCGCCAATAAGCTTCTCATTGCTTTTAGCGGTGGTTTGGATTCAACTGCCCTGCTTTCTTTAGTTAAAAAACTCAGCGAAAAACGACCGCACTTAAGCCTACGAGCTATTCATATCCATCACGGATTAAGCCCGAATGCGGATACTTGGACAGAACATTGCCAACAACTCTGTGAGCAATTTGCCATTCCACTTATTATTGAAAAAGTCAAAGTGGAAATGCACGATGGCATTGAAGCGGGCGCTAGAGAAGCCCGTTATCAGGCTATTTCAACACATATTCAACCAAATGAATATCTAGTCACTGCACATCATTTAAATGATCAAACTGAGACCTTTTTCCTCGCATTAAAACGCGGCGCTGGATTACAGGGTTTAGGCGCTATGCAAAAAAAAAGCAAATTGTTTGGGATGTCAATTCTACGGCCTCTTCTTTCTTTTAGCCGTAATGAATTAGAAGATTACGTTCATCAAGAAAATCTATCTTGGGTCGAAGACGAAAGCAATCAAGATAATCATTACGATCGCAATTTCTTACGAAATCAAATTTTGCCTGAATTACGCCAACGCTGGGGACATTTTGACCATGCTGTTCAGCGTGCCGCACAACATTGTTTTGAGCAACAACAACTGATTAATGAATTATTACAACCTTGCTTTGAGCAGCACATTCTTGAGGATCAAAAACAGTTTTCGCTTGTAAATTTTCTAGACTATTCACCGCAAAAACAAACCGCACTTTTGCGCATGTGGTTGGCTAAAAATCAGATTGCCATGCCAACGCAGATTCAATTAATGCATATTATTGATGATGTTATTCAGGCAAAAGCGGATGCATCCCCACAATTTCAACTTGGGGAACATATTATTCGCCGATATCAACAGCATCTCTATTTAACAGAGAAATTCGTTGATTTGTCGCAAACTTGTCTTGATATGCCATTAAATCAACAGATTACCTTGCCTGATAATCTTGGAACAATTTGTGCAGCCCACAACACGAAAGGCATTTTAGTCAATTGGAACGAAAAACAGGTTCAACTTGCCGATACACAAGAACCGATTCAAATACGATTTGCTTATACTAGCAAAGTGAAACGACAGCATAATCGCCCTGCCGAAACCATGAAAAAAATTTGGCAAGAGCTCGGTGTTCCGCCTTGGCAACGAAATCGCATTCCACTCATTTTTTATGGTGAGACTTTACAAAGTGCGGTGGGTTTTTTCCGTGTTTTTCATAATTTAGAGAAATAA
- the pdxY gene encoding pyridoxal kinase, with the protein MKNVLAIQSHVVYGFAGNKSATFPMQLLGVDVWALNTVQFSNHTQYGKWTGMVIPQEQIGEIANGLDAIGKLQECDALLSGYLGSAEQVDQIIYALEKIKARNPNALYLCDPVMPNAEKVCVVADGVRERLIEKAIPRADIMTPNLSELRTLSDFPINSFNDVVKAANALVAKGVKKVLVKHLGTAGKLNDPDTFEIIMATPEGVWHLSRPLYKFNFEPVGVGDLIAGTFLAHYLNCGNDVEAFEKMNNAVAGVMKTTFDLKSYELQPIAARFEILNPSTNYKAVKVA; encoded by the coding sequence GTAATAAATCTGCCACCTTTCCAATGCAGCTATTAGGCGTGGATGTGTGGGCACTCAATACCGTACAATTCTCTAACCATACCCAATATGGTAAATGGACTGGCATGGTGATTCCACAAGAGCAAATTGGTGAAATTGCCAACGGTTTAGATGCCATCGGAAAACTTCAAGAATGCGATGCGTTACTTTCTGGCTATTTAGGTTCAGCTGAACAAGTTGACCAAATTATCTATGCTTTAGAAAAAATCAAAGCGCGTAACCCAAATGCACTTTACTTGTGCGATCCTGTTATGCCAAATGCCGAAAAAGTCTGCGTGGTCGCCGATGGCGTACGTGAACGCTTAATTGAAAAAGCCATTCCACGTGCAGACATCATGACACCAAATCTTTCCGAACTTCGTACACTTTCTGATTTTCCTATCAATTCCTTTAATGATGTAGTCAAAGCGGCTAATGCGTTAGTTGCCAAAGGTGTGAAAAAAGTGTTGGTGAAACACCTTGGAACAGCTGGTAAATTGAACGATCCAGATACCTTTGAAATTATTATGGCGACACCTGAAGGTGTATGGCATTTAAGCCGTCCACTTTACAAATTTAACTTTGAACCTGTTGGTGTGGGTGATTTAATTGCAGGTACTTTCTTGGCGCATTACTTAAACTGTGGCAATGATGTTGAAGCTTTTGAAAAAATGAATAATGCGGTGGCTGGCGTAATGAAAACTACCTTTGATTTGAAATCTTACGAACTACAACCTATTGCCGCACGTTTTGAGATCTTAAATCCAAGCACAAACTACAAAGCTGTTAAAGTTGCCTAA